A region from the Tsuneonella mangrovi genome encodes:
- a CDS encoding APC family permease: protein MDHKLAPPRTVGFWGNSLFQINGMIGSGIFALPAVLVAAVGSFAPWLMVLGGIMFLPLALVFAWFAARYDRSGGPVLYGMDAYGPFAGFQAGWGRYASGVVALAANTHVMVTYFAALFPWLGNNIVETSAVVLCIALFTLANVFSMRGSVNMLGGMTVLKLLPLALIVGAALFGGFKGQPIALPQFSQVQSVVLLLFYAFIGFEVVVVPAGEAREPKRDIPRVLIAALATVTLIYALVIWAYLTIAPAPGTNPNALANAGEAALGQWATVLIVAGAGVSIAANNFANIIAVPRMAYGMAQQGLLPEWFERINPRYLTPANSIVFYGVAAILFSLWAGFIALAAASTLARMLTYLITAASLPVVERRDGTLTPLHFLVAILAFAASGWIASHANAEAWTMFGVLIGVGTLLFFIAARQQRR from the coding sequence ATGGATCACAAGTTAGCGCCGCCGCGCACCGTGGGCTTTTGGGGCAACTCGCTGTTCCAGATCAACGGCATGATTGGATCGGGCATTTTCGCGCTGCCCGCCGTGCTCGTTGCCGCCGTCGGCAGCTTCGCCCCGTGGCTGATGGTGCTGGGCGGGATCATGTTCCTGCCGCTGGCACTGGTGTTCGCTTGGTTTGCAGCCCGATACGATCGCAGCGGGGGCCCTGTGCTCTACGGCATGGACGCCTACGGCCCATTTGCCGGTTTCCAGGCCGGTTGGGGTCGCTATGCATCCGGGGTCGTCGCGCTGGCTGCCAATACCCACGTAATGGTAACCTATTTCGCCGCATTGTTCCCGTGGCTCGGCAATAACATCGTAGAGACGAGCGCGGTGGTGCTCTGTATCGCGCTGTTCACGCTGGCGAATGTCTTCAGCATGCGCGGCTCGGTAAACATGCTGGGCGGGATGACCGTACTCAAGCTCTTGCCGCTGGCACTGATCGTCGGTGCAGCGCTATTTGGCGGGTTCAAGGGGCAACCGATCGCACTGCCTCAGTTCAGCCAGGTCCAGTCGGTCGTATTGCTGTTGTTCTATGCATTCATCGGCTTCGAAGTGGTAGTGGTCCCTGCGGGGGAGGCGCGCGAACCAAAGCGAGACATCCCTCGGGTCCTTATCGCGGCGCTGGCGACGGTCACTCTGATCTATGCGCTGGTGATCTGGGCCTACCTGACGATTGCACCGGCCCCAGGGACAAATCCGAATGCGCTGGCCAATGCGGGGGAGGCCGCGTTGGGCCAGTGGGCGACAGTGCTCATTGTCGCCGGTGCGGGTGTTTCGATCGCCGCGAACAACTTTGCCAACATTATTGCCGTTCCCCGCATGGCCTATGGCATGGCGCAGCAAGGCCTGCTCCCCGAGTGGTTCGAACGCATCAATCCACGATACCTCACGCCCGCTAATTCAATCGTTTTTTATGGCGTAGCAGCGATCCTGTTTTCGCTTTGGGCAGGCTTCATTGCGCTGGCAGCTGCCAGCACACTGGCCCGAATGCTGACCTACCTAATAACCGCTGCTTCGCTGCCCGTGGTCGAGCGCCGAGACGGAACGCTCACACCACTTCACTTCCTCGTTGCAATCCTTGCCTTTGCCGCTTCTGGTTGGATTGCCAGTCACGCGAACGCCGAGGCGTGGACGATGTTCGGGGTGCTGATCGGTGTCGGAACGCTGCTGTTCTTTATTGCTGCGCGGCAACAACGGCGCTGA